In Streptomyces chartreusis NRRL 3882, the following are encoded in one genomic region:
- a CDS encoding dipeptidase: protein MSSNPVAETVASLMPRAKEELTELVAFRSVADFDQFPRSESEGAARWVADALAAEGFQDVALLDTPDGTQSVYGYLPGPEGAKTVLLYAHYDVQPPLDEAGWTTPPFELTERDGRWYGRGAADCKGGVVMHLLALRALKANGGVPVHVKVIAEGSEEQGTGGLERYAEAHPDLLEADTIVIGDAGNFRVGLPTVTSTLRGMTLVRVRIDTLAGNLHSGQFGGAAPDALAALIRVLDSLRAEDGSTTVDGLTGDSAWEGLQYDEERFRQDAKVLDGVGLIGSGTVADRIWARPAVTVLGIDCPPVVGATPSVQASARALISLRVPPGVDAAEATKLLQAHLEAHTPWGARVSTEQIGQGQAFRADTTSPAYQAMADAMAVAYPGQQMQYAGQGGSIPLCNTLAALYPHAEILLIGLSEPKAQIHAVNESVSPEELERLSVAEALFLRNYAAG, encoded by the coding sequence ATGTCGTCGAATCCGGTCGCCGAGACCGTCGCCTCGCTGATGCCCAGGGCGAAGGAAGAGCTCACCGAACTGGTGGCCTTCCGGTCGGTGGCGGACTTCGACCAGTTCCCGAGGAGCGAGAGCGAGGGCGCCGCCCGCTGGGTCGCGGACGCGCTCGCCGCCGAGGGCTTCCAGGACGTGGCCCTGCTCGACACCCCCGACGGCACGCAGTCCGTCTACGGCTACCTGCCCGGCCCGGAGGGCGCGAAGACCGTCCTGCTCTACGCCCACTACGACGTGCAGCCGCCGCTGGACGAGGCCGGCTGGACGACCCCGCCGTTCGAACTGACCGAGCGGGACGGGCGCTGGTACGGGCGCGGGGCCGCCGACTGCAAGGGCGGCGTCGTCATGCACCTGCTGGCGCTGCGCGCGCTCAAGGCGAACGGCGGCGTCCCGGTCCATGTGAAGGTGATCGCCGAGGGCTCTGAGGAGCAGGGCACGGGCGGCCTGGAGCGGTACGCGGAGGCGCACCCCGACCTGCTGGAGGCCGACACGATCGTCATCGGCGACGCGGGCAACTTCCGTGTGGGGCTGCCGACCGTCACGTCCACCCTGCGCGGTATGACGCTCGTCCGCGTGCGGATCGACACGCTCGCCGGCAATCTGCACTCGGGCCAGTTCGGCGGTGCCGCGCCCGACGCGCTGGCCGCCCTGATCCGGGTGCTGGACTCGCTGCGCGCCGAGGACGGCTCGACGACCGTCGACGGACTGACCGGGGACTCGGCGTGGGAGGGGCTCCAGTACGACGAGGAGCGGTTCCGGCAGGACGCCAAGGTGCTGGACGGCGTCGGGCTGATCGGCTCCGGGACGGTCGCCGACCGCATCTGGGCGCGCCCGGCCGTGACGGTCCTCGGCATCGACTGCCCGCCCGTCGTCGGCGCCACCCCGTCCGTGCAGGCGAGTGCCAGGGCGCTGATCAGCCTGCGGGTGCCGCCGGGCGTGGACGCGGCCGAGGCGACCAAGCTGCTCCAGGCGCACCTGGAGGCGCACACGCCGTGGGGTGCGCGGGTGAGCACCGAGCAGATCGGCCAGGGCCAGGCCTTCCGCGCCGACACCACCAGCCCGGCGTACCAGGCCATGGCGGACGCGATGGCGGTGGCGTACCCGGGGCAGCAGATGCAGTACGCCGGTCAGGGCGGCTCCATCCCGCTGTGCAACACGCTCGCCGCCCTCTATCCGCACGCGGAGATCCTGCTCATCGGGCTGAGCGAGCCAAAGGCCCAGATCCACGCGGTGAACGAGAGCGTCTCCCCCGAGGAGCTGGAGCGGCTGTCGGTGGCGGAGGCGCTGTTCCTGCGCAACTACGCGGCGGGCTGA
- a CDS encoding geranylgeranyl reductase family protein, with translation MSSENSSADDVRQVWDVVVVGAGPAGASAAYAAAVAGRRVLLLEKAELPRYKTCGGGIIGPSRDALPPGFELPLRDRVHAVTFSHNGRFTRTRRSKQMLFGLINRPEFDQQLVEHAQKAGAELRTGVTVQRVEQHGSAVPDRRTVAVILQGGEVLLARAVVGADGSASRIGAHVGVKVDQVDLGLEVEIPVPETVAEDWQGRVLIDWGPMPGSYGWVFPKGDTLTVGVISARGEGAATKRYLEEFVGRLGLAGFEPSISSGHLTRCRADDSPLSRGRVLVCGDAAGLLEPWTREGISFALRSGRLAGEWAVRIAEAHDAVDTRRQALNYAFAVKAGLGVEMSVGKRLLAVFERRPGLFHAAVTSFRPAWRAFKEITQGSTSLGEIVRTYPVAQRALTALDRRPAATGDEVSPSQ, from the coding sequence GTGAGCAGCGAGAACTCTTCGGCGGACGACGTGCGACAGGTGTGGGACGTCGTCGTGGTGGGCGCGGGACCCGCGGGCGCTTCGGCCGCGTACGCGGCGGCGGTCGCCGGCAGACGCGTGCTGTTGCTGGAGAAGGCGGAGCTGCCGCGGTACAAGACGTGCGGCGGCGGCATCATCGGCCCCTCGCGCGACGCCCTCCCGCCCGGCTTCGAGCTGCCGCTCAGGGACCGTGTGCACGCGGTGACGTTCTCGCACAACGGCCGCTTCACGCGCACCCGCCGGTCCAAGCAGATGCTGTTCGGGCTGATCAACCGGCCCGAGTTCGACCAGCAGCTCGTCGAGCACGCGCAGAAGGCGGGCGCCGAGCTGCGTACGGGTGTCACGGTCCAGCGGGTCGAGCAGCACGGCTCGGCGGTGCCCGACCGGCGCACGGTCGCCGTGATCCTCCAGGGTGGCGAGGTCCTGCTCGCGCGGGCCGTGGTCGGCGCGGACGGCAGCGCCAGCCGCATAGGGGCGCATGTCGGGGTCAAGGTCGACCAGGTGGATCTCGGCCTGGAGGTGGAGATCCCGGTGCCGGAGACCGTGGCCGAGGACTGGCAGGGGCGGGTGCTCATCGACTGGGGTCCCATGCCCGGCAGTTACGGCTGGGTCTTCCCCAAGGGCGACACCCTGACGGTCGGGGTGATCTCCGCGCGGGGCGAAGGCGCCGCGACCAAGCGGTACTTGGAGGAGTTCGTCGGGCGGCTGGGCCTCGCCGGCTTCGAACCGAGCATCTCCTCCGGGCACTTGACCCGCTGCCGGGCCGACGACTCGCCGCTCTCGCGCGGGCGGGTGCTGGTGTGCGGGGACGCGGCGGGGCTGCTGGAGCCGTGGACCCGGGAGGGCATCTCCTTCGCGCTGCGGTCCGGGCGGCTCGCGGGGGAGTGGGCGGTACGGATCGCCGAGGCGCACGACGCCGTGGACACGCGCCGGCAGGCCCTCAACTACGCGTTCGCGGTCAAGGCCGGGCTCGGTGTGGAGATGAGCGTCGGCAAGCGGCTGCTGGCCGTGTTCGAGCGCCGCCCCGGCCTGTTCCACGCCGCGGTGACGAGCTTCCGCCCGGCCTGGAGGGCGTTCAAGGAGATCACGCAGGGATCGACGTCGCTGGGCGAGATCGTCCGCACGTATCCGGTGGCCCAGAGGGCCCTGACCGCGCTGGACCGCCGTCCCGCCGCGACGGGCGACGAGGTCAGCCCGTCACAGTGA
- a CDS encoding sensor histidine kinase — protein sequence MDEQRVRGGPPQWWRHGPPWWDRWGEGERAPRWPWRSTVAVTVFVLVGSNFAAHGQEGERAALDPFARVLLVVAGALLLWRRRYPVAVVFGTAGAVMLYLGAGYPYGPVLFTVALACFSAIVAGHRRAAWAAMGTLWAGHVLVAHWLYQWLPPSGDSAVSWGEELVVATWVVAIAAVSELFRVRREQWIRERTERAEAARRRADEERLRIAQELHDVLAHSISVINVQAGVGLALLDSDPEQARTALTTIKAQSKEALGEVRQVLDTLRAPGDAPRAPAPGLDRLPELVEQAASAGLTVDVEGELPRLAPGTDLAAFRIVQEALTNVVRHSGSRHARVHLAHDADVLRLRVDDDGPATGAEAGGSGNGLAGMRERAAALGGTIEAGPRPDGGFRVLAVLPLTASAGK from the coding sequence ATGGACGAGCAGCGGGTGCGGGGCGGTCCGCCTCAGTGGTGGAGGCACGGGCCTCCCTGGTGGGACCGGTGGGGGGAGGGGGAGCGTGCGCCCCGGTGGCCCTGGCGGTCCACCGTCGCCGTCACGGTCTTCGTCCTGGTCGGCTCGAACTTCGCCGCTCATGGCCAGGAGGGCGAGCGGGCGGCCCTGGACCCCTTCGCGCGGGTGCTGCTGGTGGTGGCCGGGGCGCTGCTGCTGTGGCGCAGGCGGTATCCGGTGGCCGTGGTCTTCGGTACAGCGGGTGCCGTCATGCTCTACCTGGGGGCCGGGTATCCGTACGGGCCGGTGCTCTTCACCGTCGCGCTGGCGTGCTTCAGCGCGATCGTCGCCGGGCATCGCCGGGCGGCGTGGGCGGCGATGGGCACGCTCTGGGCCGGGCACGTCCTGGTGGCGCACTGGCTCTACCAGTGGTTGCCGCCGTCGGGGGACTCCGCCGTCTCCTGGGGCGAGGAGTTGGTGGTCGCCACCTGGGTGGTGGCGATCGCGGCGGTGTCGGAGCTGTTCCGGGTCCGGCGCGAGCAGTGGATCCGCGAGCGGACCGAGCGTGCCGAGGCCGCGCGGCGGCGGGCCGACGAGGAGCGGTTGCGGATCGCGCAGGAGCTGCACGACGTGCTCGCCCACAGCATCTCCGTGATCAATGTGCAGGCGGGGGTCGGCCTCGCGCTCCTCGACTCCGATCCCGAACAGGCCCGTACGGCGCTCACCACGATCAAGGCCCAGAGCAAGGAGGCGCTCGGCGAGGTGCGCCAGGTGCTCGACACACTGCGCGCGCCGGGTGACGCGCCGCGCGCCCCCGCGCCCGGGCTGGACCGGCTGCCCGAGCTGGTGGAGCAGGCGGCGAGCGCGGGTCTCACGGTGGACGTCGAGGGGGAGCTGCCCCGGCTCGCGCCCGGCACGGACCTCGCCGCCTTCCGGATCGTCCAGGAGGCCCTGACCAACGTCGTGCGGCACTCGGGCTCGCGGCACGCACGCGTGCACCTCGCGCACGACGCGGACGTGCTGCGGCTGCGCGTCGACGACGACGGGCCCGCGACCGGCGCGGAAGCGGGCGGCAGCGGCAACGGGCTGGCCGGTATGCGCGAGCGGGCCGCCGCGCTGGGTGGCACCATCGAGGCGGGACCGCGCCCGGACGGCGGTTTCCGGGTGCTCGCCGTACTGCCGCTGACGGCTTCCGCCGGCAAGTGA
- a CDS encoding MFS transporter, with translation MPGNGNSLTGLRTAITVFFALDGFVFAGWVVRIPAIKEQTDASASALGLALLGVSAGAVVTMILTGRLCRRYGNHRVTVVCAVLLSLSVALPPLTHSALALGLVLLVFGAAYGGINVAFNSAAVDLVAAMRRPIMPSFHAAFSLGGMLGAGLGALVAGSLSPTRHLLLLTVVGLLVTAVAAPTLLRHEPPVPTERERPAKDAPRRLDGRTRGLVLVFGLIAGCTAYGEGALADWGALHLEEDLDASPGAAALGYSCFALAMTVGRLTGTTLLERLGQTRTVVAGGATAAAGMLLGSLAPALWAALLGYAVTGIGLANLFPVAVERAGALAGPSGVATASTLGYGGMLMGPPAIGFMADWFSLPAALTSVAILAAVAAAIGFATRRAAAR, from the coding sequence GTGCCGGGCAACGGCAACTCCCTCACCGGACTCCGCACAGCGATCACCGTCTTCTTCGCCCTCGACGGCTTCGTCTTCGCCGGCTGGGTGGTCCGCATCCCCGCCATCAAGGAACAGACCGACGCCTCCGCCAGCGCCCTGGGCCTCGCTCTCCTGGGCGTCTCCGCCGGAGCCGTCGTCACCATGATCCTCACCGGCCGCCTGTGCCGCCGCTACGGCAACCACCGGGTCACGGTCGTCTGCGCCGTCCTGCTCTCCCTCAGCGTCGCCCTGCCCCCGCTGACCCACTCGGCCCTCGCGCTCGGCCTCGTCCTGCTGGTCTTCGGCGCCGCGTACGGCGGGATCAACGTCGCCTTCAACAGCGCCGCCGTGGACCTCGTGGCCGCGATGCGGCGGCCGATCATGCCGAGCTTCCACGCCGCGTTCAGCCTGGGCGGCATGCTCGGGGCGGGGCTGGGCGCCCTGGTCGCGGGTTCCCTCTCCCCCACCCGGCACCTGCTGCTGCTCACCGTCGTCGGACTGCTCGTGACCGCCGTGGCGGCCCCCACACTGCTCCGGCACGAGCCACCGGTGCCGACGGAACGGGAACGGCCGGCAAAGGACGCCCCGCGCCGCCTGGACGGCCGCACCCGGGGACTGGTGCTCGTCTTCGGTCTCATCGCCGGCTGCACCGCGTACGGCGAGGGGGCACTCGCCGACTGGGGCGCCCTGCACCTCGAAGAGGACCTGGACGCCTCGCCGGGTGCCGCGGCCCTCGGCTACTCCTGCTTCGCGCTCGCCATGACGGTGGGCCGTCTGACCGGCACCACGCTCCTGGAGCGTCTGGGGCAGACCCGGACCGTCGTGGCGGGTGGCGCAACAGCGGCGGCCGGGATGCTGCTCGGCTCGCTCGCCCCCGCCCTGTGGGCGGCCCTGCTGGGATACGCGGTCACGGGCATCGGCCTCGCGAACCTCTTCCCCGTGGCCGTGGAACGCGCGGGCGCGCTCGCCGGCCCCAGCGGAGTCGCCACGGCCTCCACACTGGGTTACGGCGGCATGCTGATGGGGCCGCCCGCCATCGGGTTCATGGCGGACTGGTTCTCCCTCCCGGCCGCGCTCACCAGCGTGGCGATCCTCGCCGCCGTGGCAGCGGCCATCGGTTTCGCGACGCGTCGCGCCGCAGCACGCTGA
- a CDS encoding response regulator, translated as MIRVLLADDQSLVRAGFRALLDAQPDIEVAAEAADGEEAVRGIRELRPDVVLMDIRMPALDGLAATRRVTEDPDLKDVKVVMLTTFELDEYVFEAIRSGASGFLVKDTEPDELLRAVRAVVAGDALLSPGVTRRLIGEFAARSKEPAAADALAGLTEREREVMALVGIGLSNEEIARRLVVSPLTAKTHVSRTMVKLGARDRAQLVVLAYESGLVRPGWLG; from the coding sequence GTGATCCGCGTACTGCTCGCCGACGACCAGTCACTGGTCCGGGCCGGGTTCCGGGCGCTGCTGGACGCGCAGCCCGACATCGAGGTGGCCGCGGAGGCCGCCGACGGGGAGGAGGCCGTGCGCGGGATCCGCGAACTGCGGCCCGACGTCGTCCTGATGGACATCCGCATGCCCGCGCTCGACGGCCTGGCCGCGACCCGCCGGGTCACCGAGGACCCGGACCTGAAGGACGTCAAGGTGGTCATGCTCACCACCTTCGAACTCGACGAGTACGTCTTCGAGGCGATCCGCTCGGGTGCCTCCGGCTTCCTGGTCAAGGACACCGAGCCGGACGAGCTCCTGCGCGCCGTACGGGCGGTGGTCGCGGGCGACGCGCTGCTCTCGCCGGGGGTGACGCGCCGCCTGATCGGCGAGTTCGCGGCCCGCTCCAAGGAGCCCGCGGCGGCCGACGCGCTGGCCGGGCTCACCGAGCGGGAACGGGAGGTGATGGCCCTGGTCGGCATCGGCCTGTCCAACGAGGAGATCGCCCGCCGCCTGGTCGTCAGCCCGCTCACCGCGAAGACCCACGTCAGCCGCACGATGGTGAAGCTTGGCGCCCGCGACCGGGCCCAACTGGTCGTGCTCGCCTACGAGTCCGGGCTGGTACGGCCGGGCTGGCTGGGCTGA
- a CDS encoding MarR family winged helix-turn-helix transcriptional regulator — protein sequence MAAKQAEQALVEQWRDILALHARTQCELDRVLHEHGLCASDFEVLDVLAGCRAAKGTPSYRVQEISERVHLSQSALSRLIARLEKEGLVERCMCPEDRRGVRVALTAKGRSLHGELLPVQRAVLARMLADG from the coding sequence ATGGCGGCGAAGCAGGCCGAGCAGGCGCTCGTGGAACAGTGGCGCGACATTCTGGCGCTGCATGCGCGCACACAGTGTGAACTCGACCGGGTTCTGCACGAACACGGCCTGTGCGCCAGCGACTTCGAGGTGCTCGACGTCCTCGCCGGATGCCGGGCGGCGAAGGGCACTCCCTCCTACCGCGTCCAGGAGATCTCCGAGCGGGTCCATCTCAGTCAGAGCGCGCTCTCGCGGCTGATCGCCCGGCTGGAGAAGGAAGGGCTCGTCGAGCGCTGCATGTGTCCCGAGGACCGGCGGGGCGTCCGCGTCGCTCTCACGGCGAAGGGGCGCTCGCTGCACGGTGAGCTGCTGCCCGTGCAGCGTGCGGTGCTGGCGCGGATGCTGGCGGACGGCTAG
- a CDS encoding maleylpyruvate isomerase family mycothiol-dependent enzyme, giving the protein METAEFLRALETEGRLLAAAAEEAGTDAKVPTCPEWHVRDLLRHTGAVHRWAASYVTERYTERRPLGDAPDLDGAELVAWYRDSHRRLVGTLAAAAPDVECWSFLPAPSALAFWTRRQAHETAVHRVDAESARGTGVTAVTPDFATDGIDELLRGFHARARSRVRTPEPRVLHVRTDDTGAVWTVRLSPEPPVTTPGASGDAECELSGPAEQLYLALWNRAPLPSVTGDQALAELWRETSGI; this is encoded by the coding sequence ATGGAGACCGCCGAGTTCCTTCGAGCGCTGGAGACAGAGGGCCGGTTGCTGGCCGCGGCCGCCGAGGAGGCCGGGACCGACGCGAAGGTGCCGACGTGCCCGGAGTGGCACGTGCGCGATCTGCTGCGGCACACGGGTGCGGTGCACCGCTGGGCCGCGTCGTACGTCACCGAGCGGTACACCGAGCGCCGTCCACTGGGTGACGCCCCGGACCTAGACGGCGCGGAGCTCGTGGCCTGGTACCGCGACAGCCACCGCCGCCTCGTCGGCACGCTGGCCGCCGCCGCACCGGATGTGGAGTGCTGGTCCTTCCTGCCCGCGCCGTCCGCGCTGGCCTTCTGGACCCGGCGGCAGGCACACGAGACGGCGGTGCACCGGGTCGACGCGGAGTCCGCACGCGGGACCGGCGTCACCGCCGTCACCCCGGACTTCGCGACCGACGGCATCGACGAACTGCTGCGCGGCTTCCACGCCCGCGCCAGGAGCCGGGTCCGCACCCCCGAGCCGCGCGTCCTGCACGTGCGCACCGACGACACCGGCGCGGTGTGGACCGTACGGCTGTCACCCGAGCCGCCGGTGACCACGCCGGGCGCGTCCGGGGACGCCGAGTGCGAACTGTCCGGCCCGGCCGAGCAGTTGTACCTGGCACTGTGGAACCGGGCTCCTCTGCCGTCGGTCACGGGCGACCAGGCGCTCGCCGAGCTGTGGCGGGAGACCTCAGGGATCTGA
- a CDS encoding TetR/AcrR family transcriptional regulator: MSTAHGARARARIEVTAAIKDEARRQLAAEGATRLSLRAVARELGMVSSALYRYFPSRDDLLTALIIDAYDSLGEAAEAAHDAAAGSGPLQRWISVCEAVRRWALGHPHEYALIYGSPVPGYTAPDTTVPAAARVGLLLIGIVRDAYRGLGLARPSLPADLRPEAERMAADLAPDLPPEVVTVLVAAWAQLYGLVGFELFGQFNRVVENREAFFRHAVGQLAHGVGLVYPQNGPAAENPVS; the protein is encoded by the coding sequence ATGAGCACCGCACACGGCGCCCGTGCCCGGGCCAGGATCGAAGTCACCGCGGCCATCAAGGACGAGGCCCGCAGACAGCTCGCGGCCGAGGGCGCCACCAGGCTCTCGCTGCGGGCCGTCGCCCGCGAGCTCGGCATGGTCTCCTCCGCGCTGTACCGCTACTTCCCCAGTCGTGACGACCTGCTGACCGCCCTCATCATCGACGCCTACGACTCCCTCGGCGAGGCCGCCGAGGCCGCCCACGACGCGGCCGCAGGCTCCGGCCCCCTGCAACGCTGGATCAGCGTGTGCGAGGCGGTGCGGCGCTGGGCGCTCGGCCATCCGCACGAGTACGCCCTCATCTACGGATCACCCGTCCCGGGCTACACCGCCCCCGACACCACCGTCCCGGCCGCCGCCCGCGTCGGTCTCCTGCTCATCGGCATCGTGCGCGACGCGTACCGCGGCCTCGGCCTGGCCCGGCCCTCGCTCCCGGCGGACCTGCGCCCGGAGGCCGAGCGGATGGCCGCCGACCTCGCGCCGGACCTCCCGCCCGAAGTGGTGACGGTGCTCGTCGCGGCCTGGGCCCAGCTGTACGGGCTGGTCGGGTTCGAACTGTTCGGGCAGTTCAACCGGGTGGTGGAGAACCGGGAGGCGTTCTTCCGGCACGCGGTGGGGCAACTCGCCCATGGGGTGGGGCTGGTGTATCCGCAGAACGGGCCTGCCGCCGAGAACCCGGTGTCCTGA
- a CDS encoding nitroreductase family deazaflavin-dependent oxidoreductase: MSTHVRKPGWFTVNVFNRLVSWLTRRGISVWGSRVLAVRGRKSGQWRTTPVNLLTLDGRQYLVAPRGHVQWTHNMRAAGGGELHLGKRVDAFTAAEVADDDKTPILRAYLKRWKAEVGVFFNGVGPDSPDDQLRRIAPDHPVFEITVTG; encoded by the coding sequence ATGTCCACGCACGTCCGCAAGCCCGGCTGGTTCACCGTCAACGTCTTCAACCGGCTCGTCAGCTGGCTGACCCGCCGCGGCATCAGCGTCTGGGGCTCCCGCGTCCTCGCCGTCCGCGGCCGCAAGAGCGGCCAGTGGCGCACCACGCCGGTCAACCTGCTGACCCTGGACGGCCGGCAGTACCTGGTCGCACCCCGCGGCCACGTCCAGTGGACGCACAACATGCGCGCGGCGGGCGGCGGCGAACTGCACCTCGGCAAGCGCGTGGACGCCTTCACCGCCGCCGAGGTGGCCGACGACGACAAGACCCCGATCCTGCGCGCCTACCTCAAGCGCTGGAAGGCGGAGGTCGGGGTCTTCTTCAACGGCGTCGGTCCCGACTCCCCGGACGACCAGCTGCGCCGGATCGCCCCCGACCACCCGGTCTTCGAGATCACTGTGACGGGCTGA
- a CDS encoding DUF6332 family protein has translation MTSHGGRRTQAERDAMTVEIGYALCSAAFAAAVVFGAVAGPALLFDLPDTPESLLLHTGLVLTPVLFVARVVSVLVRFRSADQPSQPGRTSPDS, from the coding sequence ATGACCAGTCACGGGGGACGGCGCACTCAGGCCGAACGCGATGCGATGACCGTCGAGATCGGGTACGCGCTGTGCAGTGCGGCCTTCGCGGCGGCGGTCGTCTTCGGGGCCGTGGCCGGTCCCGCGCTGCTCTTCGACCTCCCGGACACGCCGGAGAGTCTGCTGCTGCACACCGGACTGGTGCTCACTCCCGTCCTGTTCGTCGCCCGGGTCGTCAGTGTGCTGGTCCGGTTCCGCTCGGCGGATCAGCCCAGCCAGCCCGGCCGTACCAGCCCGGACTCGTAG
- a CDS encoding SDR family oxidoreductase, translating to MTDQQHPGEQHPTPEFPSQDQPHPGWTGPMDPPPDHGEESYRGSGRLADRKALITGGDSGIGRAVALAFAREGADVLFTHLDDEKDDAAETARLVEEAGRRAVPVSCDVREEENCRALIDRAVAEFGRIDVLVNNAAYQMSQPEGIEAISTEQFDRVLRTNLYGMFWLCKLALPHIPEGGSIINSTSVQAYKPSPHLLDYATTKGAIVTFTQGLAQMLIDKGIRVNAVAPGPVWTPLIPATMPDTQKFGKQAPIGRPAQPAEMAPAYVFLASQEASYITAEIVNATGGTPLP from the coding sequence GTGACCGATCAACAGCACCCCGGCGAGCAGCACCCCACCCCGGAGTTTCCCTCCCAGGACCAGCCGCACCCGGGCTGGACCGGGCCCATGGACCCGCCCCCGGACCACGGTGAGGAGTCCTACCGGGGCAGCGGCCGGCTGGCCGACCGCAAGGCCCTGATCACCGGCGGGGACTCCGGGATCGGCCGCGCGGTCGCCCTGGCGTTCGCCCGGGAGGGAGCCGACGTGCTCTTCACCCACCTGGACGACGAGAAGGACGACGCCGCCGAGACCGCCCGCCTGGTCGAGGAGGCCGGGCGGCGTGCCGTGCCCGTCTCCTGCGACGTACGGGAGGAGGAGAACTGCCGGGCGCTGATCGACCGTGCCGTCGCGGAGTTCGGCAGGATCGACGTCCTGGTGAACAACGCGGCGTACCAGATGTCGCAGCCCGAGGGCATCGAGGCGATCTCCACCGAGCAGTTCGACCGGGTGCTGCGCACCAACCTGTACGGCATGTTCTGGCTGTGCAAGCTGGCCCTGCCGCACATCCCGGAGGGCGGCAGCATCATCAACTCCACGTCCGTGCAGGCCTACAAGCCCAGTCCGCATCTGCTGGACTACGCGACGACCAAGGGCGCGATCGTCACCTTCACGCAGGGGCTGGCGCAGATGCTGATCGACAAGGGCATCCGCGTCAACGCCGTGGCGCCCGGCCCGGTGTGGACGCCGCTCATCCCGGCGACGATGCCGGACACCCAGAAGTTCGGCAAGCAGGCACCCATCGGGCGGCCCGCACAGCCCGCCGAGATGGCACCGGCGTACGTCTTCCTCGCCTCCCAGGAGGCGTCGTACATCACCGCCGAGATCGTCAACGCCACGGGCGGCACACCGCTGCCGTAG
- a CDS encoding MFS transporter: protein MTSPLTSPTSEGRWTPRLWGTLLVLCAAMFLDALDVSMVGVALPSIGADLGLSTSALQWIVSGYILGYGGLLLLGGRAADLLGRRQVFLVALGVFALASLLGGLVDSGPLLIASRFVKGLSAAFTAPAGLSIITTTFPEGPLRNRALAIYTTCGATGYSMGLVFSGLLTEASWRLTMLLPAPIALIALLVGLKLLPRTERERGKGGYDIPGAVLGTASMLLLVFTVVEAPEVGWGSARTILSFAAVAVLLAAFVAVERRSPSPLIRLGVLRSGPQVRAQLGALTFVGSYIGFQFLVTLYMQQLLGWSALHTALAFLPAGALVALSATKVGAVIDRFGTARLMVLGFALMVTGYVLFLRIDLDPVYAAVILPTMLLVGSGFALTFPSLNVQATNGVDEHEQGMVSGLLNTSVQVGGAIFLAVVTAVVTANSPEGGDPSPQAVLDSYRPGLLVVTLIALAGLLITLTGLKTRREQPSVVVAKSTPQDKATPKEAERVAVRD, encoded by the coding sequence ATGACCTCTCCGCTCACCTCTCCCACGTCCGAAGGACGGTGGACTCCCCGGCTGTGGGGCACCCTGCTGGTGCTCTGCGCCGCGATGTTCCTGGACGCCCTGGACGTGTCCATGGTCGGCGTGGCGCTGCCCTCCATCGGTGCCGACCTCGGCCTGTCGACCTCGGCCCTGCAATGGATCGTCAGCGGCTACATCCTGGGCTACGGGGGCCTGCTGCTCCTCGGCGGACGCGCCGCCGACCTGCTGGGCCGGCGCCAGGTCTTCCTGGTGGCGCTGGGCGTCTTCGCACTGGCCTCGCTGCTCGGCGGTCTCGTCGACTCCGGACCGCTGCTCATCGCCAGCCGCTTCGTCAAGGGCCTGAGCGCGGCCTTCACGGCCCCCGCCGGCCTGTCGATCATCACCACGACGTTCCCCGAAGGCCCGTTGCGCAACCGCGCCCTGGCTATCTACACCACCTGCGGCGCCACGGGCTACTCGATGGGCCTGGTCTTCTCCGGCCTGCTCACGGAGGCCAGCTGGCGGCTCACGATGCTCCTGCCCGCTCCCATCGCGCTGATCGCCCTGCTCGTGGGCCTGAAGCTGCTGCCGCGCACCGAGCGCGAGCGCGGCAAGGGCGGCTACGACATCCCCGGCGCCGTCCTCGGCACCGCCTCGATGCTGCTGCTCGTCTTCACCGTCGTCGAGGCTCCCGAGGTGGGCTGGGGATCGGCCCGGACCATCCTGTCCTTCGCCGCCGTCGCCGTCCTGCTGGCCGCCTTCGTCGCCGTCGAGCGGCGCAGCCCGAGCCCGCTGATCCGGCTCGGCGTGCTGCGTTCTGGGCCGCAAGTGCGGGCCCAGCTGGGCGCGTTGACGTTCGTCGGCAGCTACATCGGCTTCCAGTTCCTGGTGACCCTTTACATGCAGCAGCTGCTCGGCTGGTCGGCGCTGCACACGGCCCTGGCCTTCCTGCCGGCGGGCGCGCTGGTGGCCCTGTCCGCGACGAAGGTGGGCGCCGTCATCGACCGGTTCGGCACGGCCCGGCTGATGGTGCTGGGCTTCGCCCTGATGGTGACCGGCTACGTGCTGTTCCTGCGCATCGACCTCGACCCGGTCTACGCGGCGGTGATCCTGCCCACGATGCTGCTGGTCGGCTCCGGCTTCGCGCTGACCTTCCCGTCCCTCAACGTCCAGGCCACCAACGGCGTCGACGAGCACGAGCAGGGCATGGTCTCCGGCCTGCTCAACACCTCGGTCCAGGTGGGCGGCGCGATCTTCCTCGCCGTGGTGACGGCGGTGGTGACCGCGAACTCCCCCGAGGGCGGCGATCCCTCCCCGCAGGCGGTCCTCGACAGCTACCGGCCCGGACTGCTGGTCGTGACGCTCATCGCCCTCGCCGGCCTGCTGATCACCCTCACGGGCCTGAAGACCCGGCGGGAACAGCCGTCCGTCGTGGTCGCCAAGTCCACCCCGCAGGACAAGGCCACCCCGAAGGAGGCGGAGCGCGTCGCCGTGCGCGACTAG